Proteins from one Catenuloplanes atrovinosus genomic window:
- a CDS encoding TetR/AcrR family transcriptional regulator, producing the protein MHADETPVNTDGRRGRWAGHREQRRSELTEAAIDAIRQFGPEVGMDAIAAHAGVSKPVLYRYFADKSELWLAVGQRAAELVLDAIVPAVAAVREERAAIGAAIDAYLAHIAADTHLYRFVVHQPDIARRRDVVTDVIDTVASGLARIFGDRLRARGLDSGAALPWSYGVVGYVQAVGDWWLRQQQPISREALADYLTTFLWGGVAGIRHAADVPGGLAAFREET; encoded by the coding sequence ATGCACGCTGATGAGACGCCGGTCAATACCGACGGGCGGCGCGGACGCTGGGCCGGACACCGTGAGCAGCGACGATCCGAGCTGACCGAGGCCGCGATCGACGCCATCCGGCAGTTCGGCCCGGAGGTCGGGATGGACGCGATCGCGGCGCACGCCGGGGTCAGCAAGCCGGTGCTCTACCGCTACTTCGCGGACAAGTCCGAGCTGTGGCTCGCGGTCGGGCAGCGCGCCGCCGAGCTGGTGCTGGACGCGATCGTCCCGGCGGTCGCGGCGGTGCGCGAGGAGCGGGCCGCGATCGGCGCCGCGATCGACGCGTACCTGGCGCACATCGCGGCGGACACGCACCTCTACCGGTTCGTGGTGCACCAGCCGGACATCGCCCGCCGCCGCGACGTGGTCACCGACGTGATCGACACCGTGGCCAGCGGCCTGGCCCGGATCTTCGGCGACCGGCTGCGCGCCCGTGGCCTCGACTCCGGCGCCGCGTTGCCCTGGTCGTACGGCGTGGTCGGCTACGTGCAGGCGGTCGGCGACTGGTGGCTGCGGCAGCAGCAGCCGATCAGCCGGGAGGCGCTCGCGGACTACCTGACCACGTTCCTGTGGGGCGGCGTGGCCGGCATCCGGCACGCCGCCGACGTCCCCGGCGGCCTGGCCGCCTTCCGGGAGGAGACATGA
- a CDS encoding SDR family NAD(P)-dependent oxidoreductase, whose product MTGHYDVLIIGAGLSGIGAAWRLREALPGTTFAVLEARDAIGGTWDLFRYPGVRSDSDMITLGYPFRPWRGAESIASGDRIRDYIRRTADDGGITPHIRFRARVTAASWSSADARWTVSLADGTELTCGFLYACTGYYAYDRGHEPEFAGVADFAGRLVHPQSWPSDLDHRGRRVVVIGSGATAVTLVPAMSRDAAHVTMLQRSPSYLLPLPRRDLIGRPARRVLPAALADRLSHGVYAGLTQRLYEAARRHPRATRAALRAAAVAFLRDRASVDAHFTPAYDPWDQRLCVIPGGDLYREIRAGRASVVTGHIDRFVPEGVRLRSGQVLEADVVVSATGLRLRPIGGVRLTVDGEPVSIGDRVAYRGMMLGGVPNLAFCMGYVNVSWTLRADLCHRYVCRLLEHLDRHGLAVAIPDDPGEAARPLIELSSGYVRRALDLFPRQGDRDPWRVGQDYRRDARTVPRADVTERMTFRPARERGRTMSEHSARRRPRPGPYRFAGRTAVLTGAAGGIGEHLARGLAARGSHLVLVDVDDARLAALAERIRAEFPGPAVRTIVADLADRDAVDGVAARVRAEHPAIGLLINNAGIALGGRFDQVTVAEFETVMNVNFRAPMLLTHALLPALTAEPGGHLVNVSSLFGLIAPAGHSAYAASKFALRGLSQVLHSELAHLGVGVTTAHPGGVRTRIAERALIGSGVPADEVEAGRRQFAALLRYPPERAAERILRAVARRRARLLIGADAAVPDLLARLLPNGHARVMHALTSAAAARAQRRPHGHRA is encoded by the coding sequence GTGACCGGCCACTACGACGTGCTGATCATCGGTGCCGGTCTGTCCGGGATCGGCGCGGCCTGGCGGCTGCGCGAGGCGCTGCCCGGCACGACGTTCGCGGTCCTGGAGGCGCGGGACGCGATCGGCGGCACCTGGGACCTGTTCCGCTACCCCGGCGTGCGGTCCGACTCCGACATGATCACCCTGGGCTATCCGTTCCGGCCGTGGCGCGGCGCGGAGTCGATCGCGTCCGGCGACCGGATCCGGGACTACATCCGCCGGACCGCGGACGACGGTGGCATCACGCCGCACATCCGCTTCCGCGCCCGGGTGACGGCGGCGAGCTGGTCCTCCGCGGACGCGCGGTGGACCGTGTCGCTCGCCGACGGCACGGAGCTGACCTGCGGTTTCCTCTACGCCTGCACCGGCTACTACGCCTACGACCGCGGGCACGAGCCCGAGTTCGCCGGCGTGGCCGACTTCGCGGGCCGGCTGGTCCACCCGCAGTCCTGGCCGTCCGATCTGGACCACCGGGGCCGGCGCGTGGTGGTGATCGGCAGCGGTGCGACCGCGGTCACGCTGGTGCCGGCCATGTCCCGCGACGCCGCGCACGTCACCATGCTGCAGCGCTCGCCGAGCTACCTGCTGCCGCTGCCGCGCCGCGACCTGATCGGCCGCCCGGCCCGCCGGGTGCTGCCGGCGGCGCTGGCGGACCGGCTGTCGCACGGCGTCTACGCGGGCCTGACCCAGCGGCTCTACGAGGCGGCGCGCCGGCATCCGCGGGCCACACGGGCGGCGCTGCGCGCGGCGGCCGTGGCGTTCCTGCGCGACCGGGCGTCCGTGGACGCGCACTTCACGCCCGCCTACGACCCGTGGGACCAGCGGCTCTGCGTGATCCCGGGCGGCGACCTGTACCGGGAGATCCGGGCCGGGCGGGCGTCCGTGGTCACCGGGCATATCGACCGGTTCGTGCCCGAGGGCGTGCGGCTGCGCTCCGGGCAGGTCCTCGAGGCGGACGTGGTGGTGTCCGCGACCGGGCTGCGGCTGCGGCCGATCGGCGGCGTGCGGCTCACCGTGGACGGCGAGCCGGTGTCCATCGGGGACCGGGTCGCGTACCGCGGCATGATGCTCGGCGGCGTGCCCAACCTGGCGTTCTGCATGGGCTACGTCAACGTGTCCTGGACGCTGCGCGCCGACCTCTGCCACCGGTACGTGTGCCGGCTGCTGGAGCATCTGGACCGGCACGGCCTCGCGGTCGCGATCCCGGACGACCCCGGCGAGGCCGCGCGCCCGCTGATCGAGCTGTCCTCCGGGTACGTGCGGCGCGCGCTCGACCTGTTCCCCCGGCAGGGCGACCGGGACCCGTGGCGGGTCGGGCAGGACTACCGGCGCGACGCGCGCACGGTGCCGCGCGCGGACGTCACCGAGCGGATGACCTTCCGCCCGGCACGGGAGAGGGGACGAACGATGAGCGAGCACTCGGCTCGGCGCCGGCCACGACCGGGGCCGTACCGGTTCGCGGGGCGCACGGCCGTGCTCACCGGCGCGGCCGGCGGCATCGGTGAGCACCTCGCGCGCGGGCTGGCCGCGCGCGGCAGCCACCTGGTGCTGGTCGACGTGGACGACGCCCGGCTCGCCGCGCTCGCGGAGCGCATCCGGGCGGAGTTCCCCGGCCCGGCCGTGCGGACGATCGTGGCGGACCTCGCGGACCGGGACGCGGTGGACGGCGTGGCCGCGCGCGTGCGCGCCGAGCACCCCGCGATCGGCCTGCTGATCAACAATGCGGGCATCGCGCTCGGCGGCCGGTTCGACCAGGTGACCGTGGCCGAGTTCGAGACCGTGATGAACGTGAACTTCCGCGCGCCGATGCTGCTCACGCACGCGCTGCTGCCCGCGCTCACCGCGGAGCCGGGCGGCCACCTGGTCAACGTCTCCAGCCTGTTCGGGCTGATCGCGCCGGCCGGGCACAGCGCGTACGCGGCCAGCAAGTTCGCGCTGCGCGGGCTCAGCCAGGTGCTGCACAGCGAGCTCGCGCACCTGGGCGTCGGCGTGACCACCGCGCACCCGGGCGGCGTGCGCACCCGGATCGCGGAGCGCGCGCTGATCGGCAGCGGCGTGCCGGCCGACGAGGTCGAGGCGGGCCGCCGGCAGTTCGCGGCGCTGCTGCGCTACCCGCCGGAGAGGGCGGCGGAGCGCATCCTGCGCGCGGTCGCGCGGCGCCGCGCCCGGCTGCTGATCGGCGCGGACGCCGCGGTGCCGGACCTGCTGGCCCGGCTGCTGCCGAACGGGCACGCCCGGGTCATGCACGCCCTCACCTCGGCCGCCGCCGCGAGGGCCCAGCGCCGGCCACACGGACACCGCGCATGA
- a CDS encoding glycoside hydrolase family 65 protein has product MSEIGAAEPWAIRETGVPEDDELRQRESVFALANGHIGLRGNLDEPELCGMPGTYLNSLYEERDVSYPEAGYAFPERTQTVVDAPNAKPVTLTVGGERFDVRTGTVRRHERVLDLRRGTLVREVEWTSPAGVDVWLRSERLVSFARPSVAAFRWTVRADAPLRVESDLRVNEEPPEARDDPRASAVIRAPFEPVAHDRDVLVHRTRRSGITVAAAVAHTGADGTAQAEPDLLRWTAEGHGELRFDKMVAYRWDGGEDVRGAALRERDAAASAGFDALADEQCRVLAEFWSGADVEIDGDPEVQQAVRFGLFHVLQAGALSVPGPVPAKGLTGNGYDGHTLWDTEIYVLPVLTYTHPEYAERALRWRHHTLDHARDRARELGLDGAAFAWRTITGPECSGYWPAGTAGLHVNADIAGAVLRYHAATGDETFMREAGRELIDETARLWISVSHLDADGVAHVSGVTGPDEYSALMDDNVYTNLMAQQNLRAAALDEHSLEIADRIAIPFDERHGVHEQAAGFTRLEEWTFPGDRFPLMLHHPYLNLYRRQVVKQADLVLAMLMRGDAFTAEQKRRNFDYYEARTVRDSSLSAPVQAVLAAEVGHLSLAHAYLAEAALLDLRGGGESGGDGLHIAACAGAWMALVMGFGGLRDSGGRLSFAPRLPPGLTRLRFRVRWRRARLTVTVTPGKVCYEASGDATTFHHEGTEVTVADGDTATFPLAPVADRPAPPSPRPPSPR; this is encoded by the coding sequence ATGTCTGAGATCGGGGCGGCCGAGCCGTGGGCGATCCGGGAGACCGGCGTGCCGGAGGACGACGAGCTGCGCCAGCGTGAGTCCGTGTTCGCGCTGGCCAACGGCCACATCGGGCTGCGCGGCAACCTGGACGAGCCGGAGCTGTGCGGCATGCCCGGCACCTACCTCAACTCGCTGTACGAGGAGCGCGACGTCAGCTATCCCGAGGCTGGGTACGCGTTCCCGGAGCGCACCCAGACCGTGGTGGACGCGCCGAACGCGAAGCCGGTCACGCTGACCGTCGGCGGTGAGCGGTTCGACGTGCGGACCGGCACCGTGCGCCGCCACGAGCGCGTGCTCGACCTGCGGCGCGGCACGCTGGTCCGGGAGGTCGAGTGGACCTCCCCGGCCGGCGTGGACGTGTGGTTGCGCAGCGAGCGGCTGGTGTCGTTCGCGCGGCCGTCCGTCGCGGCGTTCCGCTGGACCGTGCGCGCGGACGCACCGCTGCGGGTCGAGTCCGACCTGCGCGTCAACGAGGAGCCGCCGGAGGCGCGCGACGATCCGCGGGCCAGCGCGGTGATCCGGGCGCCGTTCGAGCCGGTCGCGCACGACCGCGACGTGCTGGTCCACCGCACCCGCCGCTCCGGGATCACGGTGGCCGCCGCGGTCGCGCACACCGGCGCGGACGGCACGGCCCAGGCGGAGCCGGACCTGCTCCGGTGGACCGCGGAGGGCCACGGCGAGCTGCGCTTCGACAAGATGGTGGCGTACCGGTGGGACGGCGGCGAGGACGTCCGCGGCGCCGCGCTGCGGGAGCGGGACGCGGCGGCCTCCGCCGGCTTCGACGCGCTCGCGGACGAGCAGTGCCGGGTCCTGGCGGAGTTCTGGTCCGGCGCGGACGTGGAGATCGACGGCGACCCGGAGGTGCAGCAGGCGGTCCGGTTCGGGCTGTTCCACGTGCTGCAGGCCGGTGCGCTGTCCGTGCCGGGCCCGGTGCCGGCGAAGGGCCTGACCGGCAACGGGTACGACGGCCACACGCTCTGGGACACCGAGATCTACGTGCTCCCGGTGCTCACCTACACCCACCCGGAGTACGCGGAGCGCGCGCTGCGCTGGCGCCACCACACGCTCGACCACGCCCGCGACCGCGCCCGCGAGCTGGGCCTGGACGGCGCCGCGTTCGCCTGGCGGACGATCACCGGGCCGGAGTGCTCCGGCTACTGGCCGGCCGGCACCGCGGGGCTGCACGTGAACGCGGACATCGCGGGCGCGGTGCTGCGCTACCACGCGGCCACCGGCGACGAGACGTTCATGCGCGAGGCCGGCCGCGAGCTGATCGACGAGACCGCGCGGCTGTGGATCAGCGTGTCCCACCTGGACGCGGACGGCGTGGCGCACGTCTCGGGCGTCACCGGGCCGGACGAGTACAGCGCGCTGATGGACGACAACGTCTACACCAACCTGATGGCGCAGCAGAACCTGCGCGCCGCCGCGCTCGACGAGCACTCGCTGGAGATCGCCGACCGGATCGCGATCCCGTTCGACGAGCGGCACGGCGTGCACGAGCAGGCGGCCGGGTTCACCCGGCTGGAGGAGTGGACGTTCCCGGGCGACCGGTTCCCGCTGATGCTGCACCATCCGTACCTCAACCTCTACCGCCGCCAGGTGGTCAAGCAGGCGGACCTGGTGCTGGCCATGCTGATGCGCGGCGACGCGTTCACGGCCGAGCAGAAGCGGCGGAACTTCGACTACTACGAGGCCCGGACGGTACGGGACTCCTCGCTCTCCGCGCCGGTGCAGGCGGTGCTCGCGGCCGAGGTCGGGCACCTGTCGCTGGCGCACGCGTACCTGGCCGAGGCCGCGCTGCTCGATCTGCGCGGCGGCGGCGAGTCCGGCGGCGACGGGCTGCACATCGCCGCGTGCGCGGGCGCGTGGATGGCGCTGGTGATGGGCTTCGGCGGGCTGCGTGACTCCGGCGGGCGGCTGTCCTTCGCGCCGCGGCTGCCACCGGGGCTGACCCGGCTGCGGTTCCGGGTGCGCTGGCGGCGGGCACGGCTGACCGTGACGGTCACGCCGGGCAAGGTGTGCTACGAGGCGAGCGGCGACGCCACGACGTTCCACCACGAGGGTACGGAGGTGACGGTCGCGGACGGCGACACGGCCACGTTCCCGCTGGCGCCGGTGGCGGACCGGCCCGCGCCACCGTCGCCCCGCCCGCCGTCACCGCGATGA
- a CDS encoding DUF4873 domain-containing protein, whose protein sequence is MTDQEYRGAATVHAGGERHPVDVRLSARFEPVEGRFRWAGRTAPHARLRELVSGGLREGRLDLGGAPPAPVRLSEPDPWGGVRLSGTGTPPWHGDAGRAGS, encoded by the coding sequence GTGACCGACCAGGAGTACCGGGGTGCGGCCACCGTGCACGCGGGCGGTGAGCGGCACCCGGTCGACGTACGGCTGTCGGCCCGGTTCGAGCCGGTCGAGGGCCGGTTCCGCTGGGCCGGGCGCACCGCGCCGCACGCCCGGCTGCGCGAGCTGGTCAGCGGCGGGCTCCGCGAGGGACGGCTCGACCTCGGCGGCGCACCCCCGGCCCCGGTCCGGCTGAGCGAGCCCGACCCGTGGGGCGGCGTGCGGCTCTCCGGTACCGGCACCCCGCCCTGGCACGGCGACGCGGGACGGGCCGGATCGTGA
- a CDS encoding ABC transporter ATP-binding protein: MALGAFFGSAWFLSLAATPYLISQAIDRGLAARRPDALFTWAAVLLVVGVLSAGLGIMRHRTMTRMRMAAALETADLVLRQSVRLGAALPRRITAGEVVTIGISDVWAIGRALNVAGVGVASTLACLVIAMLLYRMSPLLAAVVLAGVPMLALLIVPLLTRTREAGGRYRERQGELNTRLTDIVGGLRVLNGLGGKDTHRRRYDEDSARLRDQGYRVGVPSSWIGALGGGLPVVFLAVVIWLAARIAVAGDLTPGQLVAVYGYTAMLGIPVEILILCGRDLTHGVVAARRVVTFLRLPVEDPAGVPGPAGPAPLHDPDSGVTAEPGRLTALAGSRPADAAEIIDRLGRYAPSHVTWGGAPLSGVDRVEVRDRILVAENDAAIFAGALRDVIAGRYDPDDRRVRDAITAAVAHDVGEDPGRPVDWGGRNLSGGQRQRVRLARALYADPETLLAVEPTSAVDAHTEAAIAKRLTAARSGRGTVVATTSPALLDRADTVFYLVDGRVAGSGTHRALLASSPGYRALVTRAFGDPA, translated from the coding sequence GTGGCGCTCGGCGCGTTCTTCGGCTCCGCCTGGTTCCTGAGCCTGGCCGCCACGCCGTACCTGATCTCCCAGGCGATCGACCGCGGGCTCGCGGCGCGCCGCCCGGACGCGCTGTTCACCTGGGCCGCGGTGCTGCTCGTGGTCGGCGTGCTCAGCGCCGGGCTCGGCATCATGCGGCACCGCACCATGACCCGGATGCGGATGGCCGCGGCGCTGGAGACCGCGGACCTGGTGCTGCGGCAGTCGGTCCGGCTCGGCGCCGCGCTGCCCCGCCGGATCACCGCGGGCGAGGTGGTCACGATCGGCATCTCCGACGTGTGGGCGATCGGCCGGGCGCTGAACGTGGCCGGCGTCGGCGTGGCGTCCACCCTGGCCTGCCTGGTGATCGCGATGCTGCTGTACCGGATGTCGCCGCTGCTCGCGGCGGTCGTGCTGGCCGGCGTACCGATGCTGGCGCTGCTGATCGTGCCGCTGCTGACCCGCACCCGCGAGGCCGGCGGCCGCTACCGGGAACGGCAGGGCGAGCTGAACACCCGGCTCACCGACATCGTCGGCGGCCTGCGCGTCCTCAACGGACTCGGCGGCAAGGACACCCACCGGCGACGGTACGACGAGGACTCCGCCCGCCTGCGCGACCAGGGCTACCGGGTCGGCGTGCCGTCGAGCTGGATCGGCGCGCTCGGCGGCGGCCTGCCGGTGGTGTTCCTCGCGGTGGTGATCTGGCTGGCCGCGCGGATCGCGGTCGCCGGTGACCTCACGCCCGGGCAACTGGTCGCGGTCTACGGCTACACCGCGATGCTCGGCATCCCGGTCGAGATCCTGATCCTCTGCGGCCGGGATCTCACGCACGGCGTGGTCGCGGCGCGCCGGGTGGTCACGTTCCTGCGCCTGCCGGTGGAGGACCCGGCCGGCGTGCCCGGACCGGCCGGCCCGGCGCCGCTGCACGATCCGGACTCCGGCGTCACCGCGGAGCCCGGGCGGCTGACCGCGCTGGCCGGCTCCCGCCCCGCGGACGCCGCCGAGATCATCGACCGGCTCGGACGGTACGCGCCGTCGCACGTCACCTGGGGCGGCGCGCCGCTGTCCGGTGTGGACCGGGTCGAGGTGCGAGATCGGATCCTGGTCGCGGAGAACGACGCCGCGATCTTCGCGGGCGCGCTGCGCGACGTGATCGCCGGCCGGTACGACCCGGACGACCGGCGGGTACGGGACGCGATCACCGCGGCCGTGGCGCACGACGTGGGCGAGGACCCCGGCCGGCCGGTCGACTGGGGCGGGCGCAACCTCTCCGGCGGCCAGCGTCAGCGGGTACGGCTGGCCCGCGCGCTGTACGCCGACCCGGAGACGCTGCTCGCGGTGGAGCCCACCTCGGCCGTGGACGCGCACACCGAGGCCGCGATCGCGAAGCGGCTGACCGCCGCGCGGTCCGGCCGCGGCACGGTCGTGGCGACCACCTCGCCGGCCCTGCTGGACCGCGCCGACACCGTGTTCTACCTGGTCGACGGCCGGGTTGCCGGGTCCGGCACGCATCGCGCGCTGCTGGCGTCCTCGCCCGGCTACCGCGCGCTGGTCACCCGCGCGTTCGGGGACCCGGCGTGA
- a CDS encoding AurF N-oxygenase family protein: MTPDRERTATRLLHSSAAHSYDPEVEIDWAAPLAPDTYFVPPHRSSLYGTAIWDRLTDEQRITLTRHEAASIAGLGIWFETILMQLLVRDYYRQDPTAAHAQYALTEIADECRHSVMFGRMIERLDTPVYRPDGLNALLGRWIGATGTGPRMFAAILICEEILDTLQREAMADERVQPLVRMVSRIHVVEEARHVRYAREELARQVRAAGRRRLAFDRLVIGRAAYLCGTRLVHPEVYRAIGLDPAAGRRAAWANPHFRETVRWAGERVVAYLADLDLIRGAGLPFWRRSGLLPASFAGAGVSASP; this comes from the coding sequence ATGACGCCCGATCGCGAACGCACCGCCACCCGCCTGCTGCACTCCTCGGCCGCGCACTCGTACGATCCGGAGGTCGAGATCGACTGGGCCGCGCCGCTGGCGCCGGACACGTACTTCGTGCCACCGCACCGGTCCAGCCTCTACGGCACGGCGATCTGGGACCGGCTCACCGACGAGCAGCGGATCACGCTGACCCGGCACGAGGCGGCCAGCATCGCCGGGCTGGGCATCTGGTTCGAGACGATCCTCATGCAGCTGCTGGTGCGCGACTACTACCGGCAGGACCCGACCGCGGCGCACGCGCAGTACGCGCTCACCGAGATCGCGGACGAGTGTCGCCACTCCGTGATGTTCGGCCGGATGATCGAGCGGCTGGACACGCCGGTCTACCGCCCGGACGGGCTGAACGCACTGCTCGGCCGCTGGATCGGCGCCACCGGCACCGGTCCGCGGATGTTCGCCGCCATCCTCATCTGCGAGGAGATCCTGGACACGCTGCAGCGCGAGGCGATGGCCGACGAGCGGGTCCAGCCGCTGGTCCGGATGGTCTCCCGCATCCACGTGGTGGAGGAGGCCCGGCACGTGCGCTACGCCCGCGAGGAGCTGGCCCGCCAGGTGCGGGCGGCCGGCCGGCGCCGGCTCGCGTTCGACCGGCTGGTGATCGGCCGCGCCGCCTACCTGTGCGGCACCCGTCTGGTCCACCCCGAGGTCTACCGCGCGATCGGCCTCGACCCGGCCGCCGGCCGCCGCGCCGCGTGGGCCAACCCGCACTTCCGGGAGACGGTGCGCTGGGCGGGTGAGCGCGTGGTCGCGTACCTGGCCGACCTGGACCTGATCCGCGGCGCCGGCCTGCCGTTCTGGCGGCGCTCGGGCCTGCTCCCGGCATCGTTCGCCGGCGCCGGGGTAAGCGCATCCCCATGA
- a CDS encoding alpha/beta fold hydrolase codes for MRWVEVRGSRIRYHATGAPDAPPVVLLHGIGRSLEDWSPQHPLLDDAYRVISMDLPGFGLSRRLPEPVTLGSLAGGVWAVLDALGETRPIHLMGNSLGGAVAMRMLTGDPDRVRTLTLVNSAGFGSEVTFAMRLLAVPGLGRRMLGGLRPRFARRAERAIFADRSLVTDERVATAVRIARQPDFAAVYLEIARELGGFRGIAAPWRSELLARVARTPRPTLIVWGERDLILPAAHLTAACAALPHAESHLFPGTGHMPQLERPAEFAALARPLMARA; via the coding sequence ATGAGGTGGGTGGAGGTGCGCGGGAGCCGGATCCGGTACCACGCCACCGGCGCGCCGGACGCGCCGCCGGTGGTGCTGCTGCACGGCATCGGCCGCAGCCTGGAGGACTGGTCGCCGCAGCATCCGCTGCTCGACGACGCGTACCGGGTGATCAGCATGGATCTGCCCGGCTTCGGGTTGTCCCGCCGGCTGCCGGAGCCGGTCACGCTCGGCTCGCTGGCCGGCGGCGTGTGGGCCGTGCTGGACGCGCTCGGCGAGACCCGGCCGATCCACCTGATGGGCAACTCGCTGGGCGGCGCCGTCGCCATGCGCATGCTGACCGGCGACCCCGACCGGGTCCGGACGCTGACGCTGGTCAACAGCGCCGGATTCGGCAGCGAGGTCACGTTCGCGATGCGGCTGCTGGCCGTGCCCGGGCTCGGCCGCCGCATGCTCGGCGGCCTCCGGCCCCGGTTCGCCCGCCGCGCCGAGCGCGCCATCTTCGCGGACCGGTCGCTGGTCACCGACGAGCGCGTGGCCACGGCCGTGCGGATCGCCCGGCAGCCGGACTTCGCCGCGGTGTACCTGGAGATCGCGCGGGAGTTGGGCGGGTTCCGGGGGATCGCGGCGCCGTGGCGGTCGGAGCTGCTGGCGCGCGTGGCCCGTACCCCGCGGCCCACGCTGATCGTCTGGGGCGAGCGCGACCTGATCCTGCCGGCCGCGCACCTGACGGCCGCGTGCGCCGCGCTGCCGCACGCGGAGTCGCATCTGTTCCCCGGCACCGGCCACATGCCACAGCTGGAACGTCCGGCGGAGTTCGCCGCGCTGGCCCGGCCGCTGATGGCCCGGGCGTGA
- a CDS encoding ABC transporter ATP-binding protein: MIADQRHVLRAAARLIAADRRTVALMLALGSLAAVAGLGAPFLLGRVIDTVAAGGGVADVDRLTLAVVGCAVAQTLISRYALGTAYRFGERTAARIRETFLHRVLGLPAAVAERVPTGDLVARGTTDVDTVATTLRDVLPGVFVGAVQVVFLVAAVVVLDPLLGVSGVLGLSGIWFVTRYYLRRARAVYLAEGQANSLLAEELAATTTGARTVEAFGLHRRRLDAGQAAMTETRRTREASLALRSVFYPSVETIYEVPAVLVLLLGGLLYANGRVTLGTVAAAVLYLRQLVGPLDTILIYIEQVQSSAAAFARIEGVATIPTRPAVAARAPDGDRIEIAGVRYAYGTGPDVLHDVDLTVRPGERLAVVGLSGAGKSTLGRLIAGVDRPTAGTVTVGGVPIADLPPDLLRRQVVLVTQEHHVFRDTLRANLMSPAPDEELRRALRTVGADWAGDLDRDLGAEPLDGARAQQLALARVLLADPHTVILDEATALLDPTAARTAERALAAVLHERTVIAVAHRLQTAHDADRVAVMHAGRIIELGTHHDLLAAGGPYAELWHSWHGDWHGDALAGRPGTG; this comes from the coding sequence GTGATCGCGGACCAGCGGCACGTGCTCCGCGCGGCGGCCCGGCTGATCGCGGCCGACCGGCGGACGGTGGCGCTGATGCTGGCGCTCGGCTCGCTCGCCGCGGTCGCCGGGCTCGGCGCGCCGTTCCTGCTCGGCCGCGTCATCGACACGGTCGCCGCGGGCGGCGGCGTCGCGGACGTGGACCGGCTCACGCTCGCGGTGGTCGGCTGCGCGGTCGCGCAGACGCTGATCAGCCGGTACGCGCTGGGCACCGCGTACCGGTTCGGCGAGCGCACGGCCGCGCGCATCCGGGAGACGTTCCTGCACCGGGTGCTCGGCCTGCCCGCCGCGGTCGCGGAGCGGGTGCCCACCGGCGACCTGGTCGCGCGCGGCACGACCGACGTGGACACGGTCGCCACCACGCTGCGCGACGTGCTGCCCGGCGTCTTCGTCGGCGCGGTGCAGGTGGTGTTCCTGGTCGCGGCCGTGGTCGTGCTCGACCCGCTGCTCGGCGTCAGCGGCGTGCTCGGCCTCTCCGGCATCTGGTTCGTCACCCGCTACTACCTGCGCCGCGCCCGCGCCGTCTACCTGGCCGAGGGGCAGGCGAACTCGCTGCTCGCGGAGGAGCTGGCCGCGACCACGACCGGTGCGCGCACGGTGGAGGCGTTCGGGCTGCACCGCCGCCGGCTCGACGCCGGGCAGGCCGCGATGACGGAGACCCGCCGCACCCGGGAGGCCTCGCTGGCGCTGCGCAGCGTCTTCTACCCGTCGGTGGAGACCATCTACGAGGTCCCGGCGGTACTGGTGCTGTTGCTCGGCGGCCTGCTCTACGCGAACGGCCGGGTCACGCTCGGCACGGTCGCGGCCGCCGTGCTCTACCTGCGGCAGCTGGTCGGCCCGCTGGACACCATCCTGATCTACATCGAACAGGTGCAGAGCAGCGCCGCCGCGTTCGCCCGGATCGAGGGCGTGGCCACCATCCCGACGCGGCCCGCGGTGGCGGCGCGTGCGCCGGACGGCGACCGGATCGAGATCGCCGGCGTCCGGTACGCCTACGGCACCGGCCCGGACGTGCTGCACGACGTCGACCTCACGGTGCGCCCCGGCGAGCGCCTGGCCGTGGTCGGGCTCTCCGGCGCGGGCAAGTCCACGCTCGGCCGCCTGATCGCCGGCGTCGACCGCCCCACGGCCGGCACCGTCACGGTCGGCGGCGTGCCCATCGCCGACCTGCCCCCGGACCTGCTGCGCCGCCAGGTCGTGCTGGTCACCCAGGAGCACCACGTCTTCCGTGACACGCTGCGCGCCAACCTGATGAGCCCCGCGCCGGACGAGGAACTGCGCCGCGCGCTGCGCACGGTCGGCGCGGACTGGGCCGGCGACCTGGACCGTGACCTCGGCGCGGAGCCGCTGGACGGCGCGCGGGCGCAGCAGCTCGCGCTGGCCCGGGTGCTGCTGGCCGACCCGCACACGGTCATCCTGGACGAGGCCACCGCGCTGCTCGACCCGACCGCGGCCCGCACCGCGGAGCGCGCGCTCGCCGCCGTGCTGCACGAGCGCACGGTCATCGCGGTCGCCCACCGCCTGCAGACCGCGCACGACGCGGACCGGGTCGCGGTCATGCACGCCGGGCGGATCATCGAGCTGGGCACGCACCACGACCTGCTGGCCGCCGGCGGCCCGTACGCGGAGCTCTGGCACTCCTGGCACGGCGACTGGCACGGCGACGCGCTCGCCGGCCGGCCGGGCACCGGTTGA